A region from the Brassica napus cultivar Da-Ae unplaced genomic scaffold, Da-Ae ScsIHWf_306;HRSCAF=497, whole genome shotgun sequence genome encodes:
- the LOC106446007 gene encoding uncharacterized RNA methyltransferase BH0687-like isoform X2 encodes MKMTNSPFITTSEKVIFLPLSSSLLTKTHTSTPMLATTPAHALRLRYVVPTRAWLHKFRCSSSSSAVPLAHLSASQLSGGNNNTLKANKEENNSEKKTAPYYPKRGQTVELVCESLGFKGKGICKVDGTGFVVMCDRALPGERFLGRVTRRKGSYAEIKTLTPHRDLVEAPCEYASYCGGCKAQNLSYEAQLRAKEEQVHELITHVGRFSDNNPGLETVLKPIVPCDIQFNYRNKMEFSFGPQRWLPVEMLHEREDGPVSFALGLHAPGFFDKVLNVDKCLLQSEPANMVLAAVQDCWRDPELNLSPYNARSHAGFLKHLMLRTGRNVETGSQELMINFVTSSYKPELLKPLVDKVSSIPEVVSIMNNVNSSVGNTSVGEQEYTLYGKETIAEVLRGLTFQISANSFFQTNTHQAEVLYKLIEECAGLKGDGSEVVLDLFCGTGTIGLTLARRAKHVYGYEVVQQAITDAHKNAQINGIENATFIQGDLNKIGEDFGSNFPKPDIVISDPNRPGMHMKLIKFLLNLKSPRIIYVSCNPATCARDLDYLCHGVEEKNIKGCYKLMSVQPVDMFPHTPHIECVCLLELS; translated from the exons ATGAAGATGACCAATTCACCCTTTATCACAACTTCTGAGAAAGTCATTTTTCTTCCTCTTTCGAGCTCTCTCCTCACTAAAACCCACACATCGACTCCAATGTTAGCCACCACGCCTGCCCATGCCCTCAGGCTCAGGTACGTGGTCCCCACGCGCGCATGGCTTCATAAGTtccgatgctcctcctcctcctccgcggTTCCTCTCGCTCACCTCTCTGCTTCTCAGCTCTCCGGCGGTAACAACAACACACTGAAGGCGAACAAAGAAGAGAACAACAGCGAGAAGAAAACGGCGCCGTATTACCCGAAACGAGGGCAGACGGTGGAGCTCGTCTGCGAGAGTTTGGGGTTCAAGGGAAAAGGAATCTGCAAGGTTGATGGCACTGGCTTCGTCGTCATGTGCGACCGTGCTCTTCCCGGCGAGCGTTTCCTCGGCCGCGTCACTCGCCGCAAAGGCAGCTACGCTGAG ATCAAGACTTTAACTCCACACCGTGACTTGGTTGAAGCTCCATGCGAGTACGCTTCCTACTGTGGTGGTTGCAAAGCTCAGAATCTCTCCTACGAAGCTCAGCTTCGAGCTAAAGAGGAACAAGTTCATGAGCTCATCACTCATGTCGGAAGGTTCTCTGATAACAATCCAGGTCTTGAGACTGTCTTGAAGCCTATTGTTCCTTGTGATATCCAGTTCAATTACCGTAAcaag ATGGAGTTTTCATTTGGTCCACAAAGATGGCTTCCGGTTGAAATGTTGCACGAGAGAGAAGATGGTCCTGTGAGCTTTGCGTTGGGGCTACACGCTCCTGGATTTTTTGACAAGGTTTTGAATGTTGATAAGTGCTTGTTACAAAGCGAGCCTGCTAACATG GTTCTTGCTGCTGTTCAAGATTGCTGGAGAGATCCTGAACTAAATCTTTCGCCCTATAATGCTCGTTCACATGCCGGGTTTCTTAAACATTTGATGCTTAGAACTGGAAG GAATGTGGAGACTGGTTCACAAGAACTCATGATCAATTTTGTGACATCCTCTTATAAGCCAGAGCTGTTGAAGCCCCTTGTTGATAAAGTTTCGTCAATTCCTGAAGTG GTAAGCATCATGAATAATGTAAATTCCTCTGTTGGAAATACATCGGTTGGGGAACAGGAATATACACTTTACGGTAAAGAAACAATCGCAGAGGTCTTGAGAGGCCTTACATTTCAAATATCAGCCAACTCTTTCTTTCAGACTAACACTCATCAG GCTGAAGTTCTGTATAAGCTAATTGAGGAATGTGCTGGACTTAAAGGAGATGGCTCAGAAGTTGTGCTTGATCTTTTCTGTGGAACTGGTACAATTGGTCTTACACTTGCCAGAAG GGCGAAGCATGTGTATGGTTATGAAGTAGTACAACAAGCAATAACAGATGCACACAAGAATGCTCAAATAAACGGCATAGAGAATGCAACATTCATCCAAGGGGATCTGAATAAAATAGGAGAGGATTTTGGGAGCAATTTTCCTAAACCTGATATCGTTATTTCTg aTCCCAATCGGCCTGGTATGCACATGAAGTTGATCAAGTTTCtgctaaaccttaaatctccaCGGATCATCTATGTTTCATGTAATCCTGCAACCTGCGCTAGGGATCTTGATTACCTTTGTCATGGCGTG GAGGAGAAGAATATAAAGGGTTGCTACAAACTGATGAGTGTGCAGCCAGTGGATATGTTCCCTCACACTCCTCACATTGAATGTGTCTGCTTGCTTGAGCTTTCTTGA
- the LOC106446007 gene encoding uncharacterized RNA methyltransferase BH0687-like isoform X1, with protein MKMTNSPFITTSEKVIFLPLSSSLLTKTHTSTPMLATTPAHALRLRYVVPTRAWLHKFRCSSSSSAVPLAHLSASQLSGGNNNTLKANKEENNSEKKTAPYYPKRGQTVELVCESLGFKGKGICKVDGTGFVVMCDRALPGERFLGRVTRRKGSYAEVTKIKTLTPHRDLVEAPCEYASYCGGCKAQNLSYEAQLRAKEEQVHELITHVGRFSDNNPGLETVLKPIVPCDIQFNYRNKMEFSFGPQRWLPVEMLHEREDGPVSFALGLHAPGFFDKVLNVDKCLLQSEPANMVLAAVQDCWRDPELNLSPYNARSHAGFLKHLMLRTGRNVETGSQELMINFVTSSYKPELLKPLVDKVSSIPEVVSIMNNVNSSVGNTSVGEQEYTLYGKETIAEVLRGLTFQISANSFFQTNTHQAEVLYKLIEECAGLKGDGSEVVLDLFCGTGTIGLTLARRAKHVYGYEVVQQAITDAHKNAQINGIENATFIQGDLNKIGEDFGSNFPKPDIVISDPNRPGMHMKLIKFLLNLKSPRIIYVSCNPATCARDLDYLCHGVEEKNIKGCYKLMSVQPVDMFPHTPHIECVCLLELS; from the exons ATGAAGATGACCAATTCACCCTTTATCACAACTTCTGAGAAAGTCATTTTTCTTCCTCTTTCGAGCTCTCTCCTCACTAAAACCCACACATCGACTCCAATGTTAGCCACCACGCCTGCCCATGCCCTCAGGCTCAGGTACGTGGTCCCCACGCGCGCATGGCTTCATAAGTtccgatgctcctcctcctcctccgcggTTCCTCTCGCTCACCTCTCTGCTTCTCAGCTCTCCGGCGGTAACAACAACACACTGAAGGCGAACAAAGAAGAGAACAACAGCGAGAAGAAAACGGCGCCGTATTACCCGAAACGAGGGCAGACGGTGGAGCTCGTCTGCGAGAGTTTGGGGTTCAAGGGAAAAGGAATCTGCAAGGTTGATGGCACTGGCTTCGTCGTCATGTGCGACCGTGCTCTTCCCGGCGAGCGTTTCCTCGGCCGCGTCACTCGCCGCAAAGGCAGCTACGCTGAG gTGACAAAGATCAAGACTTTAACTCCACACCGTGACTTGGTTGAAGCTCCATGCGAGTACGCTTCCTACTGTGGTGGTTGCAAAGCTCAGAATCTCTCCTACGAAGCTCAGCTTCGAGCTAAAGAGGAACAAGTTCATGAGCTCATCACTCATGTCGGAAGGTTCTCTGATAACAATCCAGGTCTTGAGACTGTCTTGAAGCCTATTGTTCCTTGTGATATCCAGTTCAATTACCGTAAcaag ATGGAGTTTTCATTTGGTCCACAAAGATGGCTTCCGGTTGAAATGTTGCACGAGAGAGAAGATGGTCCTGTGAGCTTTGCGTTGGGGCTACACGCTCCTGGATTTTTTGACAAGGTTTTGAATGTTGATAAGTGCTTGTTACAAAGCGAGCCTGCTAACATG GTTCTTGCTGCTGTTCAAGATTGCTGGAGAGATCCTGAACTAAATCTTTCGCCCTATAATGCTCGTTCACATGCCGGGTTTCTTAAACATTTGATGCTTAGAACTGGAAG GAATGTGGAGACTGGTTCACAAGAACTCATGATCAATTTTGTGACATCCTCTTATAAGCCAGAGCTGTTGAAGCCCCTTGTTGATAAAGTTTCGTCAATTCCTGAAGTG GTAAGCATCATGAATAATGTAAATTCCTCTGTTGGAAATACATCGGTTGGGGAACAGGAATATACACTTTACGGTAAAGAAACAATCGCAGAGGTCTTGAGAGGCCTTACATTTCAAATATCAGCCAACTCTTTCTTTCAGACTAACACTCATCAG GCTGAAGTTCTGTATAAGCTAATTGAGGAATGTGCTGGACTTAAAGGAGATGGCTCAGAAGTTGTGCTTGATCTTTTCTGTGGAACTGGTACAATTGGTCTTACACTTGCCAGAAG GGCGAAGCATGTGTATGGTTATGAAGTAGTACAACAAGCAATAACAGATGCACACAAGAATGCTCAAATAAACGGCATAGAGAATGCAACATTCATCCAAGGGGATCTGAATAAAATAGGAGAGGATTTTGGGAGCAATTTTCCTAAACCTGATATCGTTATTTCTg aTCCCAATCGGCCTGGTATGCACATGAAGTTGATCAAGTTTCtgctaaaccttaaatctccaCGGATCATCTATGTTTCATGTAATCCTGCAACCTGCGCTAGGGATCTTGATTACCTTTGTCATGGCGTG GAGGAGAAGAATATAAAGGGTTGCTACAAACTGATGAGTGTGCAGCCAGTGGATATGTTCCCTCACACTCCTCACATTGAATGTGTCTGCTTGCTTGAGCTTTCTTGA